In Carya illinoinensis cultivar Pawnee chromosome 10, C.illinoinensisPawnee_v1, whole genome shotgun sequence, one DNA window encodes the following:
- the LOC122278967 gene encoding uncharacterized protein LOC122278967 isoform X1: protein METDDDMGTDDEMGLVELFGYDKLERELILRQNNFSSSSSLYDAINDDRDEMTPEEAYSYSEQVLKSDGFDVSDIPGVNCFHQILPCNIDYNYDKYKRYSQLAIDEYNRRFKDANAELEFVKVLKAMGQASRGIRYYLTFVAKDLGDGGEIKTYQAVVLDGIDSETADSFRLKPPEDERENQRLVRMKLILMQNLHDIEVMGKEDSYLTN from the exons ATGGAGACGGACGACGACATGGGTACGGACGACGAGATGGGTCTTGTGGAGTTGTTTGGTTACGACAAGTTGGAAAGAGAATTAATCCTCaggcaaaataatttttcttcatcttcgtcGCTATATGACGCGATAAATGATGACCGTGATGAGATGACACCAGAGGAAGCCTACTCCTACAGCGAACAAGTTTTGAAAAGTGAC GGCTTTGATGTTTCTGACATCCCTGGCGTCAATTGTTTCCACCAAATTCTACCATGCAACATAGACTACAACTATGATAAATATAAACGGTATTCGCAGCTCGCAATCGACGAATACAATCGTCGgttcaag GATGCCAATGCAGAGTTGGAGTTTGTTAAGGTCTTGAAGGCAATGGGTCAGGCTTCCAGGGGAATCAGGTATTATTTAACCTTCGTGGCCAAGGATCTTGGCGATGGAGGTGAGATTAAGACGTATCAAGCTGTGGTATTGGATGGTATAGACTCTGAGACAGCGGATTCCTTTAGGCTAAAGCCCCCCGAGGATGAGCGAG AAAATCAAAGACTCGTTAGGATGAAATTGATACTCATGCAAAATCTCCATGATATTGAAGTGATGGGTAAGGAAGATTCTTATCTGACAAATTGA
- the LOC122278967 gene encoding uncharacterized protein LOC122278967 isoform X2 — protein sequence METDDDMGTDDEMGLVELFGYDKLERELILRQNNFSSSSSLYDAINDDRDEMTPEEAYSYSEQVLKSFDVSDIPGVNCFHQILPCNIDYNYDKYKRYSQLAIDEYNRRFKDANAELEFVKVLKAMGQASRGIRYYLTFVAKDLGDGGEIKTYQAVVLDGIDSETADSFRLKPPEDERENQRLVRMKLILMQNLHDIEVMGKEDSYLTN from the exons ATGGAGACGGACGACGACATGGGTACGGACGACGAGATGGGTCTTGTGGAGTTGTTTGGTTACGACAAGTTGGAAAGAGAATTAATCCTCaggcaaaataatttttcttcatcttcgtcGCTATATGACGCGATAAATGATGACCGTGATGAGATGACACCAGAGGAAGCCTACTCCTACAGCGAACAAGTTTTGAAAA GCTTTGATGTTTCTGACATCCCTGGCGTCAATTGTTTCCACCAAATTCTACCATGCAACATAGACTACAACTATGATAAATATAAACGGTATTCGCAGCTCGCAATCGACGAATACAATCGTCGgttcaag GATGCCAATGCAGAGTTGGAGTTTGTTAAGGTCTTGAAGGCAATGGGTCAGGCTTCCAGGGGAATCAGGTATTATTTAACCTTCGTGGCCAAGGATCTTGGCGATGGAGGTGAGATTAAGACGTATCAAGCTGTGGTATTGGATGGTATAGACTCTGAGACAGCGGATTCCTTTAGGCTAAAGCCCCCCGAGGATGAGCGAG AAAATCAAAGACTCGTTAGGATGAAATTGATACTCATGCAAAATCTCCATGATATTGAAGTGATGGGTAAGGAAGATTCTTATCTGACAAATTGA